One Gemmatimonadales bacterium genomic window, GTGGACCGGCTCGACGTGCGCTTCCTCCGGCTCCAGTTCACCGACATCCTGGGCATCAACAAGAACGTCGAGGTGCCGCGGAGCCAGTTCGAGAAGGCGCTCGACGGCCAGATCATGTTCGACGGCTCGTCCATCGAAGGGTTCGTGAGGATCGAGGAGTCGGACATGCTGCTCTGCCCGGACCTCGACACCTTCCGGATCTTCCCCTGGGCCGCGGAGGACGGGCTGGTCGCGCGGCTCATCTGCGACATCTGCAACACCGACGGCACGCCGTTCGTGGGTTGCCCTCGCTCCGCCCTCAAGCAGCAGATCGCGCGCGCGGCGAAGCTCGGCTACGAGATGATGGCCGGGTGCGAGGCGGAGTTCTTCCTCTTCTACAAGGACGCTCAGGGCGAGCCGACGACGGTCACCCATGACGTGGCCGGCTACTTCGACGTGGGACCCACGGACCGCGGCGAGCAGGCGCGGCGGCTCATCGTCGCGGACCTCGAGGAAATGGGCTTCGAGGTGGAGGCGGCGCACCACGAGGTGGCGCCGGGGCAGCACGAAGTGGATTTCAGGTACGCCGACGCGCTCAAGACCGCGGACGATCTCGCGACCTTCCGTCTGGTGGTCCGCAGCGCCGCCGAGCGGTACGATCTGGTGGCGACGTTCATGCCCAAACCCATCTTCGGGCAGAACGGCTCGGGGATGCACACCCACCAGAGCCTCTTCAGGGACGGGAAGAACGCCTTCCACAACCCGAAGGGGCAGTGGGAGCTGTCGAAGGTAGCGCTCCACTACATCGCGGGGCTGCTGGAGCACGCGCGCGGCTTCTGCGCCGTGACCAACCCGCTGGTGAACAGCTACAAGCGGCTGGTGCCGGGCTACGAGGCGCCGGTGAACGTGGCGTGGAGCATGAAGAACCGTTCGCCCCTGGTGCGCATCCCGGATCGGCGTGGCACGGGGACCCGGTGCGAGCTGCGCATGCCGGACCCTTCGGCGAACCCGTACCTCGCGCTCGCGGTGCAGCTCGCGGCGGGGCTGGACGGGATCGAGAAGGGGCTCGAGCCGCCGGAGCCGGTGAACAAGAACATCTTCAAGATGACCTATCGCGAGCGGCGGCATTACCGCATCGACGACCTGCCGAGGGACCTGCACGAGGCGCTGGACTGCCTGGAGAAGGACGAGGTGGTGATGGCCGCGTTAGGCGAGCACATCGCGGGGCGGTTCGTTGAGGCCAAGCGGGCGGAGTGGCAGGAGTACATCATGCAGGTGAGCGAGTGGGAGGTGAGGCGGTACCTGGGGACTTACTGACGCGCCGGTCGTGGCGTGGCAGGTCATGCCGGCGGCACCCTCTACACCGACGCCGGCCCCATGCCAGGCGCGCTCGACGTGCTCGCGGATCTCGAACGGCGCGGCATTCCCGGCTAGATGCCGCGGCGGCGGCGCTCCTCGCGCAGGGCCTCGAGCTCCAGAAGCGCCTCGAGGTCCTTGCGACGACCGGCGGCCTTCTTGGAAGCTATCAGCGCGTCGAGCGCTAGCACCCGCACGGGAACGCCCGTGAGCGAGGCCGGCACCGACGCCGCCTCGACAGCCGAGTACTCGCCAACGCCCGCGACCCGATCCATCACATCGAGATCGCCGAAACTGGTCGTCAGGGTCAGCACCGGACAATCTCGTAGCGTTCGCGCGTCCATCCAGAAGGGAAGTTCCGGCTCCACTCCGCGCAGGTAGGCGTTCCAGCCGGCCAGAACTCCTGCAAGTCGCTCGCGGTTCTCAGGCGTCGGCTCGTAACAGATGTCTACGTCCGCGGTGATGCGCGGCGAGCCGTGGACGTTGGCAGCCAGGCCTCCCACGACCACATAGCGGATCGTGGCCGCATTCAATCCCGCCAGGATCTCGGGGAGGCGCATCGTCATCGTAGCGTTCCTCGGATCTCGCTCAGGAACGCCATATCCTCACTCACCATCCTGAGCCGTTCCTCGGGATTCCTGCGCAACGCGGAGTCGATGAGCGTTACGTCCACCCCGTACTCCTTCGCCCGCTGGACGGCGCTCTTCCTCTTCCGGTTCCGGCGGCCGCGCAGGCGCTCACCATACTTGTTGATCGCGAGCGCGAGGTTGGCCCCGTAGGTCGTGAAGAACCGCGGCAGCTCGACGCAGAGAGTGACGCCGCCCGGCGACTCTCGGCTCCAGGTGCCGGTCATTTCGGTTCCCGCGAGGATCTCCCCCGCCAGTGGCCAGGCGTCGAGGAGCGGCATGCCCGAGCCTTCGGCGAGAAAGCGGGCGAGGGCCAGGCGACGGGCGAGCGGTTCGGAATAGGCGCGCCGCACCTTGAGCCGCGACCGCGCGTTGAGCACCCAGCGCGGTGTGGCGGCGACGGCGACGGCGAACTGGCCCAAGGTCATGTCAAATAAGTATCGCAACAATACCTATTTGTCAAGCGCCGATGGCAATTGAGTATTGAAGCGATACGTATTTAGGTGATGCGGTATGTCTCGGGCGAGGGCCGAAGCGGCCGGAGCAGCCAGTAGGGCCGCCGCATGCCTCCGGGGCCCGGCGCCGGCCGCGCCAGCTTCAGCCACTCCTGGTAGACCTCGTGGCTCTTCGCCGTGTCCACCACGATGTCGCCTTCCTGGTCGTCCGCCTCGGCGCGCCTGACCCGCACCTTCTGGTGCCACGCGTGCGCGCCGCTCACCGGATCGGGATGCACCGCGAAGGTCAGGTTCTGGTGCACGCCGGCGCTCTGCCACCACACCCGCGAACTATCGCGATCGTCGCTCGTCCACGACTCGACGCCGTGGAGCCGACGCATCCGCCACTTCCCATCGCCCTGCTCCTCGAGGCGCACCAACGCCGAGCTCCAGCGGTCCGTCCCCGACTCCTCCGCCACGCGCCACCGGCCCATGTGGTGCGAGCAGGCCACCACGCCCGGCCGCATTCCCTCCGTCACCCACGCGCGCACGACGAAGTGCCCGATCTCGGTCTCGACCCGAACGAGGTCGCCGACCTCCACGCCGAGCCGCTCTCCGTCCGTGGTGGCTATCCACAGCGGATTGCTGTGCGCGATCTCGTTCAGCCATTTCGCGTTCCCAGACCGGGTATGGATCAGGATCGGCAGACGGAACGTCGGCACCAGCGCGAACTCGCTCTTCGACGGGTCGAGCTGCCGGGGCGACACGTGGCTCTCCATCACCGTCGGGATCGCGACTTCCTTCCAGCCCCACGCCGCGAGCGTGGATGAGTAGAACTCGAGTTTGCCGGACGGGGTGGGGAAGCCGCGCTTGGGCGCGCCATCCACCATGACCCCCGCGGCGCGCCGACCCTGCGCGTCGGAGGGGGGAACGGGCATAGGTACGATGTTGGATGACGGCGGCGCGGCCTTCGCGGTGTAGACGCGGCCCGTGGTCTGGTCCACAACCGCCTCGGCCATCTCGTCCGCCGGGACATTCTGCTCGTGGCGCCCGTAGGCCGGTGACGGCACGTCGAACGAGGCGTACTTCCGCATGTACTCCATCGGCTGGAGCCCCTCGACCGCCGCTGCTTCCTTGAGCCCCGGCACCGAGTTCTCGAAGATCCAGCGGTAGTACTCGTCGATGCCGAGCTTCTGCCCCGGCCGGTACGGAGACTCGAAGTGTTTCCGGATGCCCATCGCGCCGTCGGGGTCGATGCGCCAGGACAGTTCGATCCAGAACTCGTTCTCCTCCCACACTTCGCCTGGGTTGGTGTCTCGCGTGTCGGTGACCGGCTCGCCGAGCCGCTCCTTGAGCGCGCGCTGCACCGGCTGCCGGAAACCCAGCCAGCTGCCGGCGTGGGTCTCGAAGCTCGCGAGGTCGTGGCGCTCGCTCCCCAGGCCGACCGGCAGCACGTAGTCGGCGAACCACGCGGTCTCGCTCCAGACGGGTGTCAGAGCCGCGTGGCGGCCGATGAGCTTCTCGTCGCGCAGCACCTCGATCCACGTGAATCCGTCGGGATTGGTCCAGACCGGGTTGTAGACGCGAGTGAAGTAGACGTCGAGCGTGCCGCGGCCTTCCTTGAGGAAGTGCGGCAACAGGAAGCTCATCTCGAAGAAGGCGAGCGGGTACTCCTTGGGCCACGTCAACTCGTTCCAATTCTTGGGGTGCGGCGGCCGCGCGTGCGGCGCGGGAACGAACTTGGTCCAGCTGTTCGGGATGGTGCCGCCAGGCGTGCCCACGGACCCGGTGAGCACATTGAGGAAGAAGAGGCACCGAGCCGTCATCCAGCCGCCGAGGTTGCCGGCCGCGGCGGCGCGCCAGGTGTGGGCGCTGAACGCGGAGCCTGCCCGGGCGATGGCGTGCGCCACCTCGACGACCGTCGCCGCTGGCACGCCGGACTCGGCCTCGGCCTGTTCGGGCGTGAAGTCCGCGTAGAGCCGCTCGAGTTCCGCCTCGAACCGCTGGAAGTCGAGGGCACCCTGAGGTCCCGCTCCCCGCTCCCCGCTCCCCATCTCCGTCAGGTACTCCTCCCAGTTCACCCACCGCCTAACGAACTCGCGGTCGTAAAGCTTCTCGCGGATAAGGACGTTCGCGATCGCCAGCAAAACCGTGGTCTCGCTGCCGGGGTAGGTGGGCAGCCAGTGGTCGGCGTGGGTAGCGGTGTTGGAGAGGCGCGGGTCCATCACGATGATGGTGGCTCCGCGCTGCTTGGCCTCGATGATGCGCTGGGCGTGGGGATTGAAGTAGTGGCCGCTCTCCAGGTGCGCGGAGATGAGGAGGATGCACTTCGCGTTGGAGTGGTCGGGGTTCGGCCGGTCCATGCCCATCCAGAAGGCGTAGCCCGCGCGCGCGCCGGCGGAGCAGATGTTGGTGTGGCTGTTGTGGCCGTCTATCCCCCACGCGGCGAGCACGCGTTCGGTGTAGCCGTCCTCCCCCGGCCGCCCGACGTGATACATGACGCTGGTGTGGCGGTTCTCGACGATCGCCTTGCGGATGCGCGCCGCGAGATCGTCGAGCGCCTCGTCCCAGCTGACGCGCTCCCACTTGCCCTCGCCGCGCGCGCCGGCGCGCTTCAGCGGATAGAGGATGCGCTCCGGGTCGTGGATCTGGTTCAGCGTGGCGGGGCCCTTGGCGCAATTGCGGCCGCGGCTGCCGGGGTGGCGTGGGTTGCCCTCGAACTTCTTCACGACCCGCGTTTCCTGGTCCACGTAGGCCAGGAGCCCGCACGCCGCCTCGCAGTTGAAGCACGTGGTCGCGACGAGGCTGTAGTGCCGTCCGCCCTCGACCCAGTCGGTCCAGCGCTCCTCGGGCGGGAACGCATTGAAGCCCTTCTGCATGCGTCCGTGGTCGGCGGGATGGAGGCTCGACGTCGCCGCCGGTGCGTCCGTGCGTCGGTGCGCCTGCGCGTCCGTGCGTCCGTGCGCCGGTGCGTCGGTCATGGTCATGAGATCGGTGGTCCTTGGCCGGCGAGGACGAGGGCGTGTCCGTAGAGCCAGAGGCCCGCCAGCGCGAGTGCGCCGGCGAGCGGGAACAGAGCGACGGGGCCGATGAGGAAGAGCGCCGCGGGCAGCGCGAATCCGCCGATCAGCGACGCGCGGAAGAGTGCCGCGTACCGGCCGCGCCCGAGGGCGCGGGCCGCCGCCGAGGCGTTGGGCGTGGGGTGCCAGCCATAGGCGTCAACGAGCGCCAGCACGGCGAGCGCTCCGAGGCCGGCTGACAACCAGGGCGCGAAGGGCGAGGTCTTCTGGGCAACGCCGAGTGCCGGCGCCGCGATGAAGAGCGCCGTCAGGGCGGCTGCCGGCGCGTGCAGCGCCAGATGGAAGTACAGGACCGGGCTCTGCCACAGGTCTCGCCCTTCGCACTGGGCGAACAGGAGCGCCGTGTAGACGGCGGTGATGAACGCGAGCACCGCGACCGGCCAGGCGAGAAAGTCCAGCACCCGCTCAGCGCCGAGCCACCTCGCGGCGATCCACGCGACCAGGCACGCGCCGAAGCCAGTGATGACGAAAGCGCCTCGCGCGAGCCAACTCCGCCACTGCGGGCGGACCAGGATCATCCAGAAACGCTCGGGCCGCTTGAGGTCGGCGACCAGCAATGCGCCCGTGAGCGTCAGGAAGAACACCGCGGCAAGCGGGGCGTACCACCTGAGCACCGGCCCGCCCGGGTCGTATCCCGCGATGCGGGCGACCGCCAGAACGAGGGCGGCGCCTGCCGCCAGGCTCTTGGTCCAGATGTACGATGAGACCTTCCATCCCCAGGTGCGCTGGCGCGGCACGTCGTAGGAGACCCGGGCGGGCAGCGCGGCCGGGCGGCCGGGCGGTACCTGGGCATCGCGGTGCCCCGGTCGGCCTACCGTCCTGCCGTCATGCCGCCGTTCCGCCCACATGTACAGGTCCTCGTGATGCGCGGCGAGCGGGTCCAGCGTCGCCTCGTGCGCGCCGATGTAGAACGCCTTCGGCTTCGTCCTTTGCTCGGGTCGGCGCACCGTCACCTTCTTCTCGGCCAGCTCTCGGCTCACCTTGCTCGACGGGTCGTCCAGGTCGCCGAAGATGAGCGCCTCCACCGGGCAGACCACCACGCACGCGGGCAGGAGGCCCACGTCCACGCGGTGCGAGCAGAAGTTGCACTTGGCCGCGGTGTTCGAGTCGGGGTCCATGTAGATGGCGTCGTACGGGCAGGCCTGCATGCACGCCTTACAGCCGATGCAGAGGTCCTCGTCGAAGTCCACCAGGCCGTCGGGCCGCTGATGCATGGCGGTGACCGGGCAGATCTCGACGCAGGGCGCGTCCTCGCAGTGGTTGCATCGCAGCACCGCGAAGTGGCGCCGCACCTCGGGGAACGTGCCGACGTCCACGTTCTTCACCCAGGTGCGGAAGACGCCCACGGCCACATCGTTCTCGGACTTGCAGGCCGTGGTGCAGGCGTGGCAGCCGATGCACTTGGTCTGGTCGATGACCCAGGACCAGCGGGTCACCGGGTACTCTCCGGCGCCGCCACCGTCACCGAAGGATGTCCCACCACATCTTGATGGCCACCGCCGCGATGATCACCGCCAGGATCCACTTCAGTTGGGTCGCGCGCAGCTTCCGGCTGGTGGCGGCCCCCAGCTGCGCCGCCGGCAGCGCGCCGGCGACCAGCGCCAGGGCCGGCCACCCCGGGATCTGCCCCGTGAAGAGCTTGCCGGCGACGCCCATCAACGCGCCGGCCAGCACGACGGCCAGGGACGATCCCATGGCCGCGCGGGTCGGGATCCGCAGGACGTAGAGCATGAGCGGCATGAGGAGGAAGGCGCCGCCCGCGCCCACCGCGCCGGCCAGGACGCCGACCACGAGGGCCATGCCGAACCCGAGCGGCTTGCGCCACCGCTCGAGCGCCGCGCCGGCCGGCGACGGCTCGGGATTCCGCAGCGTGATCATCATGATCGCGGCGGCCGCGGCCATCGCCGCGAAGACGCCTTGGAGGACGTCGCCCCGGACCCAGCGTGAGCTGACCGCGCCGGCCAGGGAGCCGATCATCATGCCGGCGCCGAGCGTGGCCACCACGCGGCGGTCCACCATCCCCTCGCGGTAGTGGCCGGCGACGCCGGATGCGGCGGCGGCCAGCACCTGCACCATCGTAACTCCGGTGATGTCGTGCATGGTGAGCCGGCCGACGCCGAGCAGCGGAGGCACGTAGACGAGGAGCGGGACCATGATGATGGCCCCGCCCACGCCTACCAGGCCGGCAAGAAAGGCGCCGCCCGCCCCCAGGACGACCAGGGTGGCGAGAAGCGGGTCGGAGTGGAGGACGAGGAACACGGCCGCGATCCAGGCGAAGACGAGCGCGGTCGCGGGCTCGAGGATGGCCTCCAGCGCGCGGTTGGGCAGCGGCCGGGGTTCGAGTTCGGTAGTCACGAAAAGGACATCATACGCTTGCGCGGGCCTCGGCGCTCGGGTTTCGTCTCACCATTCGTCGGTCGCCGCGTACCTCAGCGCGCGTCGCCGGACCACGCCCCCTCGTGTTCCAGAAGCCATTCCTTCACGGGCAGCCCGCCCCCGTACCCGCCCAGGGAACCGTCGCTCCGGAGGACGCGGTGGCAGGGGACGACGATCGCGACCGGGTTGTGGTGCAGGGCGTTCCCCGCGGCGCGAGAAGCGCGCGGGTTGCCGGCGCGGGCGGCGACCTCAGTGTACGTCAGCACCTTCCCCACGGGGATACGCGCCGTCTCGCGCAGCACCTTGCGGCTGAATCCGGACACGTCGCTCAGGTCCACCCGCACGTCGAAGTCGAGCCGCTCGCCGGCGAAGTATCGGTCCATCGCTCGCCGCACGTCGTCGAGATCGTCGGACCTGATGATCGGGCGGTCGCCGTACCGGTCGAACAGTCGCTCGACGAAGATCGCCTCGTTCTTCACGAAATCGAGCCGGCGGAGGCCCTTCTCCCCGGCCGCGAGTCCGATCACGCCGACCGGAGTGTCCTCCATCATCGAATAGCGCATGGGTTCTCCGCGGCGGCCGGTCAGCTGCTCGAACGCGCCCAGGACGATGTGCTCCACGGCACGACGCTCGGCGGCGGTGATGGTAGTCATGCGACCTCCAGGCGCAGCTTCTTGGTCGCCTGATAGACGTTGGCGCGCGCGGCCTCGGCCGTACCGCCCAGCCGCCGCGCGATCTCCTCGTAGTCCAGCTCGTCCGCGATGCGCAGCGTGAGCGCCTGCCGCTGCCGCTCCGGCAAACCCGCGACTGCGCTCCACAGCGCGGCCCGCCGCTGCTCCGTTCGCTCGGTCCGTCCGTCGGTGTCCGAGCTCAGCGCGCCGTCAGCCTCGCGCGCGTGGCGCTCCAGGGCGCGCCGCTCGCGGACCTGCGACCTCAGATGGTTGAGCGAGGTGTTGGTCGCGATGCGGTACAGCCAGGCGCGCACGTTCGCGCCGGGCCCCAGGCGCGTGAGCGCGCGGTGGGCGCGCAGCAAGGTCTCCTGGAGCAGGTCCTGCGCCGCGTCGTCGTCGCGGACGATGCGCCGGATGTGCCGCGTCAGCTCGATGCCGTATTGAGCCAGGAGATGCGCGGCTCGCTCGTTGGATGTCATCGGTTATGAGACACCATAGGCTGGGGGAACGTGAAAAAGGGGGAGCGGGGAGCGGTACCTCCCGGTGCCCATCGCGGCATTCGAGTGCTGCGACGGGCCACCGAAGGTACCGCTCCCCGCTCCCCGCTCCCCGTCTCCCATCGTCACCACGACTCCGCGATTCCCCGCGCCACGTGGTCCGCGATCGCCATGATGGTGATCATCGGGTTCACGCCGCTCGACGTCACGAAGGCGCTCGCATCCGCCACGTAGAGGCTTTTCAGCTCGTGCGTCT contains:
- a CDS encoding RNA polymerase sigma factor; translated protein: MTSNERAAHLLAQYGIELTRHIRRIVRDDDAAQDLLQETLLRAHRALTRLGPGANVRAWLYRIATNTSLNHLRSQVRERRALERHAREADGALSSDTDGRTERTEQRRAALWSAVAGLPERQRQALTLRIADELDYEEIARRLGGTAEAARANVYQATKKLRLEVA
- a CDS encoding molybdopterin-dependent oxidoreductase, with the translated sequence MTDAPAHGRTDAQAHRRTDAPAATSSLHPADHGRMQKGFNAFPPEERWTDWVEGGRHYSLVATTCFNCEAACGLLAYVDQETRVVKKFEGNPRHPGSRGRNCAKGPATLNQIHDPERILYPLKRAGARGEGKWERVSWDEALDDLAARIRKAIVENRHTSVMYHVGRPGEDGYTERVLAAWGIDGHNSHTNICSAGARAGYAFWMGMDRPNPDHSNAKCILLISAHLESGHYFNPHAQRIIEAKQRGATIIVMDPRLSNTATHADHWLPTYPGSETTVLLAIANVLIREKLYDREFVRRWVNWEEYLTEMGSGERGAGPQGALDFQRFEAELERLYADFTPEQAEAESGVPAATVVEVAHAIARAGSAFSAHTWRAAAAGNLGGWMTARCLFFLNVLTGSVGTPGGTIPNSWTKFVPAPHARPPHPKNWNELTWPKEYPLAFFEMSFLLPHFLKEGRGTLDVYFTRVYNPVWTNPDGFTWIEVLRDEKLIGRHAALTPVWSETAWFADYVLPVGLGSERHDLASFETHAGSWLGFRQPVQRALKERLGEPVTDTRDTNPGEVWEENEFWIELSWRIDPDGAMGIRKHFESPYRPGQKLGIDEYYRWIFENSVPGLKEAAAVEGLQPMEYMRKYASFDVPSPAYGRHEQNVPADEMAEAVVDQTTGRVYTAKAAPPSSNIVPMPVPPSDAQGRRAAGVMVDGAPKRGFPTPSGKLEFYSSTLAAWGWKEVAIPTVMESHVSPRQLDPSKSEFALVPTFRLPILIHTRSGNAKWLNEIAHSNPLWIATTDGERLGVEVGDLVRVETEIGHFVVRAWVTEGMRPGVVACSHHMGRWRVAEESGTDRWSSALVRLEEQGDGKWRMRRLHGVESWTSDDRDSSRVWWQSAGVHQNLTFAVHPDPVSGAHAWHQKVRVRRAEADDQEGDIVVDTAKSHEVYQEWLKLARPAPGPGGMRRPYWLLRPLRPSPETYRIT
- a CDS encoding sulfite exporter TauE/SafE family protein gives rise to the protein MTTELEPRPLPNRALEAILEPATALVFAWIAAVFLVLHSDPLLATLVVLGAGGAFLAGLVGVGGAIIMVPLLVYVPPLLGVGRLTMHDITGVTMVQVLAAAASGVAGHYREGMVDRRVVATLGAGMMIGSLAGAVSSRWVRGDVLQGVFAAMAAAAAIMMITLRNPEPSPAGAALERWRKPLGFGMALVVGVLAGAVGAGGAFLLMPLMLYVLRIPTRAAMGSSLAVVLAGALMGVAGKLFTGQIPGWPALALVAGALPAAQLGAATSRKLRATQLKWILAVIIAAVAIKMWWDILR
- the glnA gene encoding type I glutamate--ammonia ligase, whose translation is MTPRQHGGTKSGAVIAAPVSSKAAVRATLPLTRDPEYGALLEGKRITKADILAMVDRLDVRFLRLQFTDILGINKNVEVPRSQFEKALDGQIMFDGSSIEGFVRIEESDMLLCPDLDTFRIFPWAAEDGLVARLICDICNTDGTPFVGCPRSALKQQIARAAKLGYEMMAGCEAEFFLFYKDAQGEPTTVTHDVAGYFDVGPTDRGEQARRLIVADLEEMGFEVEAAHHEVAPGQHEVDFRYADALKTADDLATFRLVVRSAAERYDLVATFMPKPIFGQNGSGMHTHQSLFRDGKNAFHNPKGQWELSKVALHYIAGLLEHARGFCAVTNPLVNSYKRLVPGYEAPVNVAWSMKNRSPLVRIPDRRGTGTRCELRMPDPSANPYLALAVQLAAGLDGIEKGLEPPEPVNKNIFKMTYRERRHYRIDDLPRDLHEALDCLEKDEVVMAALGEHIAGRFVEAKRAEWQEYIMQVSEWEVRRYLGTY
- the nrfD gene encoding NrfD/PsrC family molybdoenzyme membrane anchor subunit, with the protein product MTRWSWVIDQTKCIGCHACTTACKSENDVAVGVFRTWVKNVDVGTFPEVRRHFAVLRCNHCEDAPCVEICPVTAMHQRPDGLVDFDEDLCIGCKACMQACPYDAIYMDPDSNTAAKCNFCSHRVDVGLLPACVVVCPVEALIFGDLDDPSSKVSRELAEKKVTVRRPEQRTKPKAFYIGAHEATLDPLAAHHEDLYMWAERRHDGRTVGRPGHRDAQVPPGRPAALPARVSYDVPRQRTWGWKVSSYIWTKSLAAGAALVLAVARIAGYDPGGPVLRWYAPLAAVFFLTLTGALLVADLKRPERFWMILVRPQWRSWLARGAFVITGFGACLVAWIAARWLGAERVLDFLAWPVAVLAFITAVYTALLFAQCEGRDLWQSPVLYFHLALHAPAAALTALFIAAPALGVAQKTSPFAPWLSAGLGALAVLALVDAYGWHPTPNASAAARALGRGRYAALFRASLIGGFALPAALFLIGPVALFPLAGALALAGLWLYGHALVLAGQGPPIS
- a CDS encoding methylated-DNA--[protein]-cysteine S-methyltransferase, whose product is MTTITAAERRAVEHIVLGAFEQLTGRRGEPMRYSMMEDTPVGVIGLAAGEKGLRRLDFVKNEAIFVERLFDRYGDRPIIRSDDLDDVRRAMDRYFAGERLDFDVRVDLSDVSGFSRKVLRETARIPVGKVLTYTEVAARAGNPRASRAAGNALHHNPVAIVVPCHRVLRSDGSLGGYGGGLPVKEWLLEHEGAWSGDAR